In a genomic window of Primulina huaijiensis isolate GDHJ02 chromosome 10, ASM1229523v2, whole genome shotgun sequence:
- the LOC140986491 gene encoding large ribosomal subunit protein eL14y-like, with protein sequence MPFKRYVEIGRVALVNYGKEYGRLVVIVDVIDQNRALVDSPDTVRSQMNFKRLSLTDIKIDIKRVPKKKTLIAAMEAADVKGKWENSSWGRKLIVQKRRASLNDFERFKLMLAKIKRAGVVRQELAKLKKEIAA encoded by the exons ATG CCGTTCAAAAGATACGTGGAGATTGGAAGAGTAGCACTCGTGAATTACGGGAAGGAATATGGCAGGCTTGTCGTCATTGTTGACGTCATCGACCAGAACCGA GCGCTTGTGGATTCCCCTGATACGGTAAGAAGCCAAATGAATTTCAAGAGGTTATCTCTCACTGATATTAAGATTGACATCAAAAGAGTTCCTAAGAAGAAGACCCTTATTGCTGCAATGGAAGCTGCTG ATGTGAAGGGGAAATGGGAAAATAGTTCCTGGGGGAGAAAGTTGATAGTACAAAAGAGAAGGGCATCCTTGAACGATTTTGAGAGATTCAAATTAATGTTGGCCAAAATCAAG AGAGCTGGAGTAGTAAGGCAAGAGCTTGCAAAGCTTAAAAAAGAGATTGCGGCTTAA